CGCCGTAGGCGAGGCACTGGCGGCCGGCGCAATTTTTACCATCCCGGCGTTCATCATTGCCGGCGTATGGGATGAATTTCACTATTTGCAATCCACTCTGCTCATGCTGGTTGGCGGCGTGCTCGGCGTTTTGTTTGTCATTATTTTGCGCCGCACGTTAATCGAAGACGCGACTTTGCCATATCCGGAAAGCAAAGCCTGCGCCGAAATCGTGAAAATCGGACAAGGCGGCAGCTCCGGCGCCGGGTATGTTTTTCTACCCATGCTGCTGGCCGGAGCAATTGAATTTTTTAAAAATGCCAATGGCTTAACCTTCATCAAAGATCACGTAAAAGGGATTATCTCCTTTGGCGTTTCAAAAATCGCGCTGCTGAATAGTTCCACTGGCAAACCCATTCCTGGCAGCGAATACAGCCACGATGGCAGAATGTTTTTGCAGAGTCCGAGCAGCTCGCCGGCTTTTTTGGGTGTGGGCTACATTATCGGATTTCGTCTGGCGGCGATTACCTTCTCCGGCGGCGTTTTCGGCTGGCTATTCCTCATGCCTGTTGTGCTTTTTCTGATGAGCAACGATCTTAGCGCCGTCGCGAGCGGTTTTGGCTGGATGACTACCGCCAAAGCGGCGTACAACGCCACGGTAAAACCGATAGCCGTCGGCGGCATGTTGGTGGGCGCGTTTTACACGCTGTTCAAAATGAGAAACAGTTTGCTCGCCGGCTTGGGCAAAGGACTGGCAGACATCGCCGCTGCGAAAAAAGGCGAATCCAGTAAAACCTCTCGCATCGACAAAGATGCGCCCTTCGGCCTGGTTCTCATTGCAATTTTGGTGCTGGTGGTTTGTATGGTTATTTTGTACAAATGGTTTGCCGGTGCTTGGGGTTCAGCTATTTTGGCGGCGGTCGTTATGGCAATCGCCGGTCTCATGTTTGCCGCCGTTGCCGGTTACCTCGTGGGAATTATCGGCTCATCTTCCAATCCTATTTCCGGTTTGACATTATCCACTTTGCTCATTGCGGCGCTGCTGATGTTGGCCGCCGGGCTTGGCGGGAAAAAAGAGGGCATCGCAGCGACGTTGGCGGTCGCGTCTGTGGTGTGCGTTGTCGCCGGTGTCGCCGGGGATATGATGCAAGACTGGAAAGTGGGACATATTTTGGGCGCCACGCCGTTCCGCATGCAGATCGGCGGATCTATTGGCGTGGTTGCCGCTGCATTGGTTCTTGTTCTCCCGATCATGTGGCTGCATGAGGCAAACGGAATTGGAACGGATGCGCTTCCTGCGCCGCAAGCCGGTTTGATGGCGATGATGTCCAAAGGAATTATTAGCGGCAACATGGCTTGGCCGCTGGTGATCGCGGGAATGTTTTTCGCCGTGGCGCTTATTCTGATCGAGTCGCCGTCTCCGATGCTGATCGCCGTCGGTATGTATTTGCCGTTCACCACCACATTTGCGATTTTTATCGGCGGCATTA
This window of the Calditrichota bacterium genome carries:
- a CDS encoding oligopeptide transporter, OPT family, whose translation is MADVKATGRTMQSYKPYVPAETDMKELTLRAILLGIVMAIILGSANAYLGLKAGMTVAATFPAAVIAMAVLRPFKGTILEENMARTTGAVGEALAAGAIFTIPAFIIAGVWDEFHYLQSTLLMLVGGVLGVLFVIILRRTLIEDATLPYPESKACAEIVKIGQGGSSGAGYVFLPMLLAGAIEFFKNANGLTFIKDHVKGIISFGVSKIALLNSSTGKPIPGSEYSHDGRMFLQSPSSSPAFLGVGYIIGFRLAAITFSGGVFGWLFLMPVVLFLMSNDLSAVASGFGWMTTAKAAYNATVKPIAVGGMLVGAFYTLFKMRNSLLAGLGKGLADIAAAKKGESSKTSRIDKDAPFGLVLIAILVLVVCMVILYKWFAGAWGSAILAAVVMAIAGLMFAAVAGYLVGIIGSSSNPISGLTLSTLLIAALLMLAAGLGGKKEGIAATLAVASVVCVVAGVAGDMMQDWKVGHILGATPFRMQIGGSIGVVAAALVLVLPIMWLHEANGIGTDALPAPQAGLMAMMSKGIISGNMAWPLVIAGMFFAVALILIESPSPMLIAVGMYLPFTTTFAIFIGGIIKYATEKLGAKEIDNAPEEKREDLRTRLESYGLLIASGLVAGEALVGIILAILVVSNIKLNAIFGNLTPEGTAPEGFAILGYLVFAILAFVMIYYPLKAMRKKEN